In Gemmatimonas sp. UBA7669, the genomic stretch AGGAGCGATCCTTGGTCAGGTTCCGTGAGCGCCGCCGATCCAGCTCGTCGCGAAGCAGCTTCTCGAGGAGCCTGAGCCGGAGGTTCTCGCGCGGATGCTCCTTGAACGTCTGCAGGAAACGGTCGTCGAGAATCGAGATATCCGCCAATTCTATTCCGGCAGCGCGGAAGATATCCACCACACCGGCTGCATCGACGCTGTCGTCGACCAGGTCGCGCACGGCGCGCTCGATATCCCGGCTCGGCACACGCCCGGGGAGCGCCTTCCTCAGTTGCTTGCGGACCCGCTGCGCATAGATCACTTCGTCGGCATGGGGCCGGCACTCGTCCAAATGCTTCACCAGCAGGAACGCATGGGTGAGCCGCTGCTCAGCGTCGAGGAACGCGTCGCGTCGGGCATCGTTGTCGGCCAGCGTGCCATACACCAGCGCGTAGAGATCTTCGAGTGCAATGCCCGAGAGCCGGCGCCACGCACCGTAGTCCGGTCCTGGCGGCAGCGTTTCGCGTAGCGCGGCGAGCGCCGCCTGGAACAGCGGCACTGCCTCGCTGCTCACATCGGGTGCAGGCTCTCCTCGGCCACCACCAGCCGTATAGGTGCTGGTGGCCTCACGCAGGTCGTCGCCGATGCCGATGTAGTCGACCACCAACCCGTGAGGCTTGTCACGAAAGACGCGATTCACCCGGCTGATGGCCTGGATGATGGTGTGGCCGCGCATCGGCTTGTCCACGTAGAGCGTGTGCAGGCACGGAATGTCGGTTCCGGTAAGCCACATGTCACACACAATCACCATGGCGAGTGGGTCGTCAGGGTCCTTGAACCGCTTCTTGAGCGCCTCGCGCTGCTTCTTTGTGGTCAGGTGTCCCGCTTCACTCCACTCGGGCGGATCACGCGTGATGTCTCCCGTCATCACGATCTGGACTTCCGGGCATCCGGGTAGTGCAGTGAGTGCGTCATACAGCCGGACGCAGTTTTCCCGCGTCATGCACACCACCATGGCCTTTCCCGCGAGCGTCGCGGTGCGTTCGCGGTAGTGTGCCAGCAGGTCGGAGGCGAGTGACTTCACCCGGTCGCGCGCACCCGCCGCAGCGGCCAGTGCGGCCCACTTGGACTTGCGGCGCTCGAGCTCGTCCTGCGGCTCTCCCTCTACGATATCCTCGAGCGCCTCGTCCAGGTCAGTCCGCGATAGGTGCAGTTTGATCTGCCGGGGCGCATAGAAGATGGGGACGGTGGCCTGGTCCTCCTGTGACTGACGGATGTCGTACGTGTGAATCAGGTTTCCAAACACCGCGACGGTATCAGCACCCGCGAACGACACCGGTGTGCCGGTGAAGCCGATGAATCGTGCATTGGGAAGTGCCTCGCGCAGGTAGCGCGCAAAGCCTCCCGCAAATCCGTACTGCGAACGATGCGCCTCGTCGGCAATGACGATCACGTTCTGCCGCGTGGAGAGTACGGGGTGCTCCATCTCGCCATCGTCGAGCTGAAACTTGGCGGTAGTGGTGAAGACCACCTCGCCGGCCTCACCCGTGAGCAGCTCGCGCAGCCTGCCAACGCTGCCCGCGTGGTTGACGTCACCCACAAGATCGCGCACCAATACGAACTGGTCGTACAACTGATTGTCGAGATCGGTGCGGTCTACCTGGATGACGAAAGTGGGGTTGGCGAGTTCCGGCGCGCGGCGCAGCATTCCCACCAGAAATGCCATCGTGAGCGATTTGCCTGAGCCGGTCGTGTGCCATACGACTCCGAGTCGACGATCGGCCCCAGGGCGCACGGCGGCAATTGCCCGTTCGGCTGCAGCCTGCACCGCAAAGAACTGGTGGTACTTGGCGCCCTTCTTGGTGATCTGTTCGTTCGCGATCTCGAAGAGCACGAAGTCCCGCACGTAGCGGAGCAGGCGCTGTGGTGTCAGCAGCCCCTCGACGAGCGTCTTCATCGTTGCGGTGGTGCCGGGCTCCACATCCACGCCGTCGATGGACTTCCACGGCGCGTACCACTCCATGCCGGCTGGCCACTGGCCGTGCAGGCTCGTCACGCCGTCCGACACCACACAGAGGGCGTTGAAGTCGAACAGCTGCGGGATGTCGTGGGTGTAGTGTTGGACCTGCGTCCACGCGTGCTCTACGGTTGGCGCTTCGGCCCAAGGGTTCTTGAGCTCGAGTACGACAAGCGGGAGACCATTCACATACAGCACGATGTCAGGACGGCGGTCATTCTGGCCGCGGACCGGCAGCTGATTCACGACCTGGAAGTCGTTTGCCTCCG encodes the following:
- a CDS encoding type I restriction endonuclease subunit R, whose protein sequence is MSQHRGTETDFERTTIERLEQVGYTHLWGLELDRPPEQVVLRDILRGNLARRYSDLPGGALDEAVARLARPDGVDTIRRNLAFHRDLMKGLELPVEYPDGRRESVYVWGIDWERPEANDFQVVNQLPVRGQNDRRPDIVLYVNGLPLVVLELKNPWAEAPTVEHAWTQVQHYTHDIPQLFDFNALCVVSDGVTSLHGQWPAGMEWYAPWKSIDGVDVEPGTTATMKTLVEGLLTPQRLLRYVRDFVLFEIANEQITKKGAKYHQFFAVQAAAERAIAAVRPGADRRLGVVWHTTGSGKSLTMAFLVGMLRRAPELANPTFVIQVDRTDLDNQLYDQFVLVRDLVGDVNHAGSVGRLRELLTGEAGEVVFTTTAKFQLDDGEMEHPVLSTRQNVIVIADEAHRSQYGFAGGFARYLREALPNARFIGFTGTPVSFAGADTVAVFGNLIHTYDIRQSQEDQATVPIFYAPRQIKLHLSRTDLDEALEDIVEGEPQDELERRKSKWAALAAAAGARDRVKSLASDLLAHYRERTATLAGKAMVVCMTRENCVRLYDALTALPGCPEVQIVMTGDITRDPPEWSEAGHLTTKKQREALKKRFKDPDDPLAMVIVCDMWLTGTDIPCLHTLYVDKPMRGHTIIQAISRVNRVFRDKPHGLVVDYIGIGDDLREATSTYTAGGGRGEPAPDVSSEAVPLFQAALAALRETLPPGPDYGAWRRLSGIALEDLYALVYGTLADNDARRDAFLDAEQRLTHAFLLVKHLDECRPHADEVIYAQRVRKQLRKALPGRVPSRDIERAVRDLVDDSVDAAGVVDIFRAAGIELADISILDDRFLQTFKEHPRENLRLRLLEKLLRDELDRRRSRNLTKDRSFRELLEKTIQQYHNRLVDAAAVIKAMLEIKKELDADEARAAALGLEPEEVAFYDALATNMESAYEPGFLRDLVHDVVQTVKARLKVEWTQPHRDQVKADVRAAVKRVLNRRRVRAEDLDVLLDAVMKQAEAMYKDWPMAA